Part of the Cloacibacterium caeni genome is shown below.
ATAGTTTCTGTTTTTATCTTTTGATACGTTTCTGCATCTACAATTTCATCACCAGTTAAACCTAGAAGTTTTAAACCCAATCCGTTATTAGACTCTGGCAAATTACCGTTATAAGCTGGTCTTTTTAAGCCTTTATCATCGTATTTTTCTTTCAACTTTGCCTCGACCTTGTTCTCAAACTCTGCCTTAACCTCTGCCTCAACCTGATTAATATATTTTTCTACGTTTTGGTCGATGGCTGCATTCATAAAAAATGCCAACAACATTGGAGCTGGACCGTTAATCGTCATCGAAACTGAAGTCAATGCATTGATTAAATCAAAACCAGAATATAATTTTTTAGCATCATCTAAAGTCGCGATAGAAACTCCCGCATTTCCAATTTTTCCGTAAATATCTGGCGGGTAAGCAGGATCTTGACCATATAAAGTCACAGAATCAAACGCTGTAGAAAGTCTTTTCGCAGGCATTTCCGCAGAAACGTAGTGGAATCTTCTGTTGGTACGTTCTGGACCGCCTTCTCCAGCAAACATTCTGGTTGGATCTTCACCTGTTCTCTTGAAAGGATAAATTCCCGAAGTGTAAGGAAACGCCCCTGGAACGTTTTCCTGACCTTTCCAACGGATTAAATCGCCCCAATCTTGGAATTTTGGCAAAGCAATTTTTGGAATTTTAAGATGCGAAAGTGATTCGTATTTGGTTTCTACCTTAATTTCTTTTCCACGAACTAAATAAGAGAAACTATCTTGTTGCATTTCTTCTTTGAAGTGATGCCAACCTTGAAGGAACAACCTGTTTTCCTCCGAAAGTTCTTTTTTAGTTTTTAGGAAAACTTTTTCAAGTTTATCAGTAGTATGTTCATCATCTGTAATCAGTGCTTTAGCACCATCGATAAGGTACATTTTCTTAGCAATTAGCGCTTGTTCCTCAACTTGTTTATCGTAATTTTTATTATTGTCTACGATTTCAGAAAGATAACGAACTCTTTTCGGTGGAATAATGGTAGATTCTTCCGAAACATTTTGTTCTTCGTATGATTTTAGATCTAATGAAGTGAATTTAGCATTTACTTTTTCAACCAATGCATTGTACAAAGCGGTAGTTCCCCAATCGTTAAACTGACTTGCCTTCGTAGAAAAAACCGGCATTTCTTCTAATGGCGTTTCCCACAAATGGTGGTTACGCTGAAACTGTTTTCTCACCGCTTGAATCGCATCTAAAGCTCCTCTTTTGTCAGATTTATTCAATGCGATTAAATCTGCATAATCTAACATATCAATTTTTTCTAACTGAGTAGAAGCACCATATTCTGGCGTCATTACATACATAGAAACATCTGCAATTTCAGTAATTTCTGAACCAGACTGACCAATTCCCGAAGTTTCTAAAATAATAATATCTGGATTTGAAATCTTCAAAACATCTAATGCAGAATGAATGTAAGGCGAAACCGAAACATTGTTCTCACGAGTTGCCATAGAACGCATGTAAACTCTAGAATCATTGATGGAATTCATTCTGATTCTATCACCAAGAAGCGCACCTCCTGTTTTCTTTTTACTTGGGTCAACAGAAATAATCGCAATTTTTTTATCTGCGTTTGCTCTTAAAAATCTACGCACCAATTCATCTGTTAATGAAGATTTACCAGCGCCTCCAGTTCCTGTAATCCCGATGATGGGAATATTGAAATGTTTTGCTTTTCCTTTTAATGCTTCCACCAATTCTGGTTTCTCATCTGAGAAATTTTCAACGGCAGAAATTACTTGCGCAATAGATTTAGCATCTTCAAATTTGATATTTTCGATATCAGAAACGGTGATATTTTCGCCTGTAGCAAAATCAGATTTTTGAACTAAATCATCAATCATTCCTTGCAATCCCATTTCTCTACCATCATCTGGAGAATAAATTCTGTCGATTCCGTACTCCATTAAATCTTTAATTTCTTCGGGAAGAATTACTCCACCACCTCCACCAAAAATTTTGATTTGAGGAGAGTTCTTCTCACGAAGTAAATCATAGATGTATTTAAAATATTCATTGTGACCGCCTTGATAAGACGTAAGTGCAATAGCGTTTGCATCTTCTTGAATAGCACAGTTTACTACTTCTTCTGCGGATTTATCATGACCAAGGTGAATAACTTCGCATCCTGTTCCTTGAATCACTCTTCGCATAATGTTAATGGCAGCGTCGTGTCCGTCAAAAAGTGAGGCTGCTGTAACTACTCTTACCTTATTGTTAGGTTGATATTTTTGGGTTTCCATAAATAACTTTTCGATAGGTCTCAAAGATAGAAAAATCCCGAGAATTGAAAAATTAAGTATTTTTGTAAAAATTTTAAAACATGAAGAGAGTTTTATTATATACGATAGCAGGAACTTTAATCAGTTTTTTAATCAATCATTTTTTACTAGAAAGTGGCGGATTATGGCTGGAACTTTTTTACAGTTTTGCTTTCGGTTTAGCTTGGGGAATGGCTTATTATTTAGACAATCCTGTTATTTCTTTGCCGAAAAAACTAGGAATTTCTTTTGGCGCGATGATTTTTTTAGTACTCATTGGCGCTTTCATTTTTGATTTAGAAAAGGCTTTACCTTCTGTTTTTAAGTTTTCTATAGTATTTGTGGGGTATTATTTACTGGCAAGTTTCAGAAACAACAAGTCCTTAAGAGATTGAAAATTAATTTTTTAAGGTTAAATTTACGTTTAAATCTTGATAAAGTTTTTCAATTCCAAAAAAAATTAATACCTTTGCACACCTTTTTAGGGGAAAATTATGTTTAATCGTAAACGATAATAAGTGAATACATTAAGTTACAAAACCGTATCAGCTAACAAAGCTACCGCTAAGAAAGAATGGGTTGTGGTAGATGCAGCTGGGCAACCATTAGGAAGATTAGCTTCTAAAGTTGCAAAGATTTTGAGAGGTAAGCACAAAACGAATTACACTCCACACGTAGACTGTGGTGATAACGTGATCGTTTTGAATGCAGAACAAGTTGCTTTATCTGGCAACAAGTGGGCAGACAAAGAATACATTTGGCATACTGGATATCCAGGTGGTCAAAAATCGTTAACTGCTGAAGAAGTGCACAAAAAAGACAATTGTAAATTGGTAGAAAAATCTGTAAAAGGAATGTTACCAAAAAACAAATTAGGAAGTGTTATCTACAAGAATTTGTATGTATACGCTGGGTCTGAGCATAAGCACGAAGCACAGCAACCAAAAGTTATTAACCTTAACGAAATTAAATAATTATGTCTATAGTTCACAAGATTGGAAGAAGAAAAACTTCTGTAGCTAGAGTTTACGTGAAACCAGGTACTGGTAACATCACTGTAAATGGTAAAGATGCAAAAACTTACTTCTGTACTGACATGTTAGTATATAAAGTAAACCAACCGTTCTTATTAACTGAAACTGTAGGTCAGTACGATGTTACTGTAAACGTTTTCGGTGGTGGAATTACAGGTCAAGCTGAAGCAATTAGACTAGGGATTTCTAGAGCACTATGTGCAATTAATGAAGAAAACAGATTAGCGCTTAAGCCAGCTGGTCTTCTTACTAGAGACGCTAGAATGGTAGAAAGAAAAAAACCAGGTCAGAAAAAAGCAAGAAAGAGATTCCAATTCTCAAAACGTTAATCTTTTTTCTCGGTTTATTTACAAATTATTACAAAAATTGCCCGTTATGTTTAGCACCCAAACTTTACTCCCATCCAACGTAAAGTTGATTGCTTAAAAGCGGAACGTAAACTAACAAAAATTAAAAAAATGGCAAAAGCACAAGTTAAAGACTTATTAGAAGCAGGCGTACACTTTGGTCACATGACTAGAAAGTGGAATCCTAATATGGCTCCATACATTTTCATGGAGAAAAACGGTATTCACATTATCGATTTGCATAAAACTGCAGTGAAATTAGATGAAGCTTGCAACGCTTTAGAAAAAATTACTTCTGCAGGTAAAAAAGTTCTTTTCGTGGCTACTAAAAAACAAGCTAAAGAAGTAGTAGCAAAACACGCATCAGAACTTAACATGCCTTACATCACTGAAAGATGGCCAGGTGGAATGTTAACTAACTTCGTTACAATCAGAAAAGCGGTTAAGAAAATGAACGCTATTGATAAAATGAAGAAAGATGGTACATTCGAAACTTTATCTAAAAAAGAAAGATTACAAGTAGACAGACAAAGAGCTAACTTAGAGAAGAACTTAGGTTCTATCGCTGACATGGTTAGACTTCCTTCTGCTGTATTCGTAGTAGATATCATGAGAGAACACATCGCTGTAACTGAAGCTAAAAAATTAGGCATTCCTGTATTTGGTATCGTAGATACTAACTCAGATCCTAGAAAAGTAGACTTCGTAATTCCAGGAAACGATGATGCTTCTAAATCTATTGACATGATTCTTTCTGTAGTATCAGAATCTATCAAAGAAGGTCAATCTCAAAGAAAAGCTGATAAAGAAAAATCTAAAGAAGGTGAAAAAGTAACTGCTGATGCAGATAAAGACTTTGACGCTGAATAATTTTCCGAAGATCATACAACAAAAAACTCTCAAGAAATTCTTGAGAGTTTTTTTATTATTTAAAATTTTTAATCTTCCATTCTTTTAATAGCTACCAAAAGATTTTTATTCAAATCTTTTTGTGCTTCATATTGGAGCTCACATACCTTACCTGTCAATTGATACACTCCTTTCTCTACCATAATTGCATTTTGTCCATTTGCAGGAATAGGAATATTATAATTAGTCTTCCCTTCAACTTTCAAAACCATATTACATTCAGATACATTCTTCACCAGTAAAAGGCTTAAAGCGTCACTTTCATCACTTCCTAGCATTTCATTAAGCACTTGTGCTGTTAGCGCTTTTTTATTTTTTTCATTTTCAGATGTCATCAATGCTTCAAACGCTTCTTCCTCTTCCTTATCTGTTTTAGGCTTAATGATTACTTTTTTAATTTCTGCAGACTCTTGAGTAGATTTAATTTCTAATAAAGAAATCGCTTCTTTCGTAGTCACTTGACCTTTATCTATCGGCTGCTCTTTTTCCATTTTTTCTTGAGCCGACAAATGCGCGACACCTAATGCCGCAAATAAAACAATCACTCTTTTCATTTTTATACTTTTTATTTCGATTTTTATAACCTAAACTTAATATAAGTAATTGTTTTCCCTTTCCCAGAAAACAATTCCTCATAGTAAGTCTTTATTTCTCTTAGATAGAGAGTGTCTGGTTCATATTCTGGCGCTCCATATATATCATGGTGAGCGGTTAGAATTTCGTGGCCATATCCTTGTAAAATTCCCAAAGTATAACCATGCAGAAACTCAGAATCTGTTTTCAAATGAATAATTGCGGAAGGTTTCAGAATTTTTTTGTAGCGATTTAAAAAATCTGGATGGGTGAGTCTATGTTTCCCTCTTCTGTACTTAATCTGAGGGTCTGGAAAGGTAATCCAGATTTCATCAACTTCATTTTCATCAAAAAAGCAATCTATCAATTCTATTTGGGTGCGTAAAAAAGCTGCGTTATTTAAACCTTTTTCTACAGCTTCTTTTGCTCCAAACCAAAATCTTGCTCCTTTAATATCTACTCCGATAAAATTTTTATCAGGAAAAGCTTTTGCCATTCCTACACTATACTCACCTTTCCCACAACCAAGCTCTAGAACAATAGGATTATTGTTCTTAAAAACGCTCTCTCTCCATTTACCTTTAAGTTCAAAATCACCTAAGGCATCCTCTCTACTTGGTTGTATTACATTTGGAAGTTTTCTATTTTCTTCAAACCTTGCTAACTTATTCTTCCCCACAAATATTTCGATTAGGGTGACAAATATATAAATATTTTTTTTTCAGAAAATAAAAAAAATGTTAAAAAGCGATAAAAATCATAATGATAAATGTTTTCTATTAAAAATTTCAACTAACAACTATTAGTTAGTTGAAAATTTCTTGAAGATGAGAGTTTCGTAATCTCTTTTGATAAATAGGCAAATATTTCTCTATAGAAACCTTTATTGCCTCATAATTAGCCACATCTAAGTAAATTTTCAAATTATCAGAAGTATATACAAATTGCAGAAAATTATCAACTAAATGAAGAGGAACCTTTAATCTAGTAAAATAATCGTCTCCTAAATAAGCTTTAATATTTTTAATACCAATTTGCATCTTTTCGTATTCTTGAAGCCTTTGTTTTTTCTTGGCTTGACCAGAAATTACATCATAAAGACTTTCTAAACCGATACTTAAACCACCATTCGCTAAGCTTGCAACTGGAGTTATTGGCGGAGTCCCATCGCCTTTTGGAGCTGGTAAACCTATTATTTTCGCTATTTCAAGAGAAGATTTTTTAGAATCTAAAGTGCGAACATCTTTTCTAAGATTTCCTGTAGGTTTAAATCTACTCAAAATCACTTCTTGAATTTCCCTATAAGCCACTTCGAGTTCTATCAAATTTCGAGGATTTTCAAGCAATTGAAGAGTAATTTTGATATCTTTTCGCTCCGAAACAATTGAGGTAAATCTTATTACATCTCCTACTTTTGCAGGAATTTTAAATTCTCCAGTATAAGAAGTAAGATAAGTTCTCTGTTCATTAAGATTGGTAACATAAATCTGGTTGAGATAGAAAGAAGATTTATCTCGCATGAAAAGAGTTCCAGAAAAAGTTTGAGCGCTTATTGAAGTTAAAAACAGCAAACAGCTTAGTAATAAAATTCGCTTCATAAATATGTAACAAAAATACTTTGTTTTTCGGACTAAATAAAACGTTGATAACTAAAATTTTAGTTAAACTTCTATTAAACTTTTTTTTCAACTGTTAATAATTGTTAGAAGAACTACAGGATTATAAAAAATTTTAACATTCTGGGAATTTCGCCTTATTTTAAAGCAATTTAGAGATTTTTTTGGGAGAAATTTTAAAACTTACTGATGATTCCCCAATGAATTTTGGTGTCTTGGAATTTAAATGGATTATTAAATTCTTGTCCGTTTGATATTTGAAAAGTCATTAAACCAATCGGTAACAAAAAATTAAAACCCAGTCCGAAACTATAAAGTTTAGAGGTCGTTTTCAATGTAGAATTTCTCACATTAGCCAATTGCCCAAAAACATCAAAAAACGCTTGATTGCTTACCAAATAACGATATTCTACTCCACCGAAAGCATAAAAATTGGTAAAAAGCGATTGCTCATTAAAACCTCGTAATGAATTATACCCTCCAATTCTGAAAAGTTCATTAGTGGTGATTTCTCCATCTGAATCCAGCATTGCAGATTCTGCTTTCACATTGAAATAATGATTTCCTTTGAGGTGAAAATTCCGCTCTGCAAAGAGAAAATAACGGATTTGTTGAAAAGTTTTATCTAAATTTTGGTAAAAAGAACTGAGTAAATCTGCCTCGCCAATAATTTTGGTTTTGTAAACAAAAAGCGGTTCTTCCGAAGTTTCTGTAAATTCGTAAAAAGCTCCAATTCCTTTTTTGCTAAAATCTTGCCCTGAAGTATAAGTATCATCTAAAACCGAAGAAATTTCGATATTTCCTCTCGCTCCAATTTTTTGTTTGGACGAAAGATGAAAATACAACGCTGGACGAAATTTCACATTGGCAAAAGTAGAATCTTGGCGATAAATATTCATATTGAGATTCGTGCCGATGTTAGAACCAAAAAGATACGGAATATCGGTTTGTAAATCGAAGTTTTGTCCGCTTTGTTGGTTTCTTTGCCAGTACAGAGAAATGGTTTCGAAACTATTAAAAACGTTCTTCAGATTGAGATTAATGCTTCCTGTGAAAGTAAATTTCTTATTATCATTATTCCCAAAACCTATAATTCCATCAAAATTATTGGATTTTTTCTTCTGAAAAGTAAGGTAAATTTGTGTAGAATCTTTTGTGAAAAGGGTTTGCGGAGTTTTTTCTAACATCAAAAATGGATGATTTTCTAACCGATAATTGATTTTCAACAGATTAACATCATCATACGTTTTCCCTACAAATTCTTTTTCTAAATTCTTGACAAAACGTTTCGGAACTTTGGTGAATCCTTGTAAAACAAAACCATTGATTACTCTTTTATCACCTTTAAAAATAGAGATTTCAACTTTCGGAACATCATTTTCAAATCCTAAAAATTGTGTTTTCACTCGGTTGAATGCAAAACCTTCGTCTGTATATTTTTGATTGATAACTTGTTTGAGAGAATCTAAATTTTTGGTAAAAATCTCTGATTTTGATTTTAAAAACAAAGCAGTTTCTGACGAAAATTTCACTTTGGCTTCATTGAAATTTTTGCCTTTATCAAAATTGATTTTGGTGATTTTGCCAGCTTTTTCTACGTTTAAAATTTTAGTAAAATAGTAATTGTTTTCCGCCAAAGAATCTAGAAATTTCACTGCAGAAAGTGAGTCTTTTTTTACAAATTCTTTTTTTGTTTGAGCATCTATTAAGATGAATTGTTTCTGTTGGGATTTCAGAAAAAAAGGAAGAAAAATTAGGAATATGTATAGATTTTTTTTCACGCAATGTCGCAAAGATGATTACGCAAAGAACGCAAATTTTTATTGAATTAGTATTTGGTAATCGCCACGAATGCACGAATAAACATTATTAAAATAAACTTTAACAGCTTTTTAAAATTAAACTCTCGCTGATTAAGCAAATTTTGCAGATTGAAAATTGTAATAAATATAGTGTAATCATCACACACCGCGAGAAAATATCTATAAATTATTCGTGTATTCGAGGCAAATTTAATCCAATTTATTATACTTTTTCATCAGATTTTCATAGGTTTTCTGAGGAAGAATCCATTTCAAAGGAACGCCAATTTTCTGTCCGAACTTCCCGAAATAATAATGTGCTTTCCAAGATTTTTTTTCTAATAATTTTTCAATGTAAAGTGCTACTTCCAAAGGTTCTGTTCCTTCGTCAACGTGAGCATTCATCAAAGAATATACTTTGTCAAAAACGTTTTTATACGGCTCTGAAACTTGAGTTTTTACCCTATTTTCAGCGATTTTAGTTTTAATATCTCCCAAATGCAAACTGCAAACTTCTACATTCCATTGATAAACTTCGTAACGCATTGCTTCTACCACTTTATCCAGCGCAGATTTCGAAGCCGAATAAAATCCACGAAACGGAAGTCCCATTTCAGAACCTATACTCGAAACATTGATGATTTTTCCGAATTTTTGTTCCCGCATTTTTGGCATTACAGCACTCATCATTTGCACAGCTCCTACTAAATTTAGGTTAAACAATTCTGTGATATTTTCTTTGGTAGAATCTTCAACAGCGCCTACCATTCCCATTCCTGCATTGTTGATAAGTACGTCTATTCTACTTTCAGTTTTTAAAATTTCTGAAATCGCAGATTGAACTTGCACGTTATCTGTAATATCTGTTGGAATTGTGGTAAAATATTGACTTTCCACATTTTTTCGACTTAAGCCAAAAACTTTATGCCCTTTTTTGCCGAAATATTCCGCGAGTGCAAAACCAATTCCTGTGGAAGTTCCTGTTATTATTATTGTCATCAATTTTGTTCGTTTTTTATATCACAAAGTTCTCAAAGCTTTTCACAAAGTTCACTAATTAAGATTTTTGAGACGCTTTGCTTTTTGAAGAGAAATATTAAAAACCTTTGTGCTCTCCGTGCAAAACTCTGTGAACTCTGTGTTACAATCTCTCCGTAATCTCAAAAAAATCCGTCCAAAAATCTGGATAAGATTTTTCTACCACGTCTTCGTTTTGTATGTCTAATTCTTTTACCAAAGCAAACGGCGCAAAACTCATCGCCATTCTGTGATCATTGTAAGTGGCAATAGAAATCTCACTATTTGAATCAAAAAATTCTAAAGATTTGATGGAATTTTCGGTAATTTCTGTTCTACAACCTATTTTTTCTAATTCATTTTGGAGTGCAACCAATCTGTCGGTTTCCTTTACTTTCAAAGTTCCTAAACCTGAAATTTCAAAAGGTAATTTTAGCGCAACACACGTTACACAAACCGTTTGTGCAATGTCTGGACAATCATTCATATCCAAAACAAATTTTTCTGGATATTGAAAATGAGTATCTGGAAGTAATGTGATTTTATTCTCTCCTGCATCAGAAATGGTATTTACTCCAAAAAAATTCAAATAAATTTCCTTCAAAGCAGAATCTCCTTGTAATGAATGTGCATAAAAACTCTTGAGATGCATTCTTTTCTTACCAATCGCCACCAAAGAATAAAAATAAGAAGCAGAACTCCAATCACTTTCTACGGTGTAATACTTAATCTTAGAAGAGTGATAATGCCTATCTAATTTTTGATTCGATAAAGACGACGCTGCACTTAAAATCTTGATGCTATTTCCTTCAAAACATGTTTCAACTCCAATGTCTTTTAAAATTTTCAAGGTCATTTTGATGTAAGAACGAGACGTAATTTCACCTTGTAAATCTATTTCTAAACCGTTTTCTAAACTTGCGCCTATCAATAATAATGACGTGATAAACTGTGAAGAAATATTGGCAGGAATTTTTACGAAATTTTCCTCAATTTTCTTTCCTTGAATTTCTAAAGGCGGGAAACCTTCATTTTCCAGATAATTAATTTCCGCGCCTAATTCTATTAATGCATCAACCAATGGTTTTATGGGTCTTTGCTTCATCCTTTCCGAACCCGTAAGAATGGTTTTTCTTCCTTCTTGAATGGCATAAAATGAGGTCAAAAAACGCATTGCAGTTCCAGCGTGATGAATATCTACCGTTTCAGAATTTTCATTCAGTGCTTTTTGTAAAAGTTGAGTATCTTGACTATTTGAAAGGTTTTCTATTTTTAAATCTCCGAATAATTTGCCCAAAATAAGCAATCGATTCGAGATGCTTTTCGAACCTGTAATGGAAATCGTTTTTCCGTCTAAAAGATGTGATTTTGAAATTTTCATAATTTACAGAAATGCTAAATTATAAGGAAATTTAATCAAATGCAATTATATGATGTTCGAATTTTA
Proteins encoded:
- a CDS encoding methylmalonyl-CoA mutase family protein produces the protein METQKYQPNNKVRVVTAASLFDGHDAAINIMRRVIQGTGCEVIHLGHDKSAEEVVNCAIQEDANAIALTSYQGGHNEYFKYIYDLLREKNSPQIKIFGGGGGVILPEEIKDLMEYGIDRIYSPDDGREMGLQGMIDDLVQKSDFATGENITVSDIENIKFEDAKSIAQVISAVENFSDEKPELVEALKGKAKHFNIPIIGITGTGGAGKSSLTDELVRRFLRANADKKIAIISVDPSKKKTGGALLGDRIRMNSINDSRVYMRSMATRENNVSVSPYIHSALDVLKISNPDIIILETSGIGQSGSEITEIADVSMYVMTPEYGASTQLEKIDMLDYADLIALNKSDKRGALDAIQAVRKQFQRNHHLWETPLEEMPVFSTKASQFNDWGTTALYNALVEKVNAKFTSLDLKSYEEQNVSEESTIIPPKRVRYLSEIVDNNKNYDKQVEEQALIAKKMYLIDGAKALITDDEHTTDKLEKVFLKTKKELSEENRLFLQGWHHFKEEMQQDSFSYLVRGKEIKVETKYESLSHLKIPKIALPKFQDWGDLIRWKGQENVPGAFPYTSGIYPFKRTGEDPTRMFAGEGGPERTNRRFHYVSAEMPAKRLSTAFDSVTLYGQDPAYPPDIYGKIGNAGVSIATLDDAKKLYSGFDLINALTSVSMTINGPAPMLLAFFMNAAIDQNVEKYINQVEAEVKAEFENKVEAKLKEKYDDKGLKRPAYNGNLPESNNGLGLKLLGLTGDEIVDAETYQKIKTETIATVRGTVQADILKEDQAQNTCIFSTEFALRLMGDVQEYFIQNKVRNFYSVSISGYHIAEAGANPISQLAFTLANGFTYVEYYLSRGMDVNDFAPNLSFFFSNGIDPEYAVIGRVARRIWAKAMKLKYGADERSQMLKYHIQTSGRSLHAQEIDFNDIRTTLQALYAIYDNCNSLHTNAYDEAITTPTEESVRRAMAIQLIINKELGLAKNENPLQGSFIIEELTDLVEEAVYAEFDRITERGGVLGAMETMYQRSKIQEESMHYEWMKHTGEYPIIGVNTFLGKDGSPTVLPGEVIRSTEEEKQLQIQNLENFQKSNEDKTQEWLQKLQLAAINQKNLFEVMMEAVKYCSLGQITNALFEVGGKYRRNM
- the rplM gene encoding 50S ribosomal protein L13, whose product is MNTLSYKTVSANKATAKKEWVVVDAAGQPLGRLASKVAKILRGKHKTNYTPHVDCGDNVIVLNAEQVALSGNKWADKEYIWHTGYPGGQKSLTAEEVHKKDNCKLVEKSVKGMLPKNKLGSVIYKNLYVYAGSEHKHEAQQPKVINLNEIK
- the rpsI gene encoding 30S ribosomal protein S9, which produces MSIVHKIGRRKTSVARVYVKPGTGNITVNGKDAKTYFCTDMLVYKVNQPFLLTETVGQYDVTVNVFGGGITGQAEAIRLGISRALCAINEENRLALKPAGLLTRDARMVERKKPGQKKARKRFQFSKR
- the rpsB gene encoding 30S ribosomal protein S2; the encoded protein is MAKAQVKDLLEAGVHFGHMTRKWNPNMAPYIFMEKNGIHIIDLHKTAVKLDEACNALEKITSAGKKVLFVATKKQAKEVVAKHASELNMPYITERWPGGMLTNFVTIRKAVKKMNAIDKMKKDGTFETLSKKERLQVDRQRANLEKNLGSIADMVRLPSAVFVVDIMREHIAVTEAKKLGIPVFGIVDTNSDPRKVDFVIPGNDDASKSIDMILSVVSESIKEGQSQRKADKEKSKEGEKVTADADKDFDAE
- a CDS encoding DUF6759 domain-containing protein, whose amino-acid sequence is MKRVIVLFAALGVAHLSAQEKMEKEQPIDKGQVTTKEAISLLEIKSTQESAEIKKVIIKPKTDKEEEEAFEALMTSENEKNKKALTAQVLNEMLGSDESDALSLLLVKNVSECNMVLKVEGKTNYNIPIPANGQNAIMVEKGVYQLTGKVCELQYEAQKDLNKNLLVAIKRMED
- the trmB gene encoding tRNA (guanosine(46)-N7)-methyltransferase TrmB, which encodes MGKNKLARFEENRKLPNVIQPSREDALGDFELKGKWRESVFKNNNPIVLELGCGKGEYSVGMAKAFPDKNFIGVDIKGARFWFGAKEAVEKGLNNAAFLRTQIELIDCFFDENEVDEIWITFPDPQIKYRRGKHRLTHPDFLNRYKKILKPSAIIHLKTDSEFLHGYTLGILQGYGHEILTAHHDIYGAPEYEPDTLYLREIKTYYEELFSGKGKTITYIKFRL
- a CDS encoding BamA/TamA family outer membrane protein, with the protein product MKKNLYIFLIFLPFFLKSQQKQFILIDAQTKKEFVKKDSLSAVKFLDSLAENNYYFTKILNVEKAGKITKINFDKGKNFNEAKVKFSSETALFLKSKSEIFTKNLDSLKQVINQKYTDEGFAFNRVKTQFLGFENDVPKVEISIFKGDKRVINGFVLQGFTKVPKRFVKNLEKEFVGKTYDDVNLLKINYRLENHPFLMLEKTPQTLFTKDSTQIYLTFQKKKSNNFDGIIGFGNNDNKKFTFTGSINLNLKNVFNSFETISLYWQRNQQSGQNFDLQTDIPYLFGSNIGTNLNMNIYRQDSTFANVKFRPALYFHLSSKQKIGARGNIEISSVLDDTYTSGQDFSKKGIGAFYEFTETSEEPLFVYKTKIIGEADLLSSFYQNLDKTFQQIRYFLFAERNFHLKGNHYFNVKAESAMLDSDGEITTNELFRIGGYNSLRGFNEQSLFTNFYAFGGVEYRYLVSNQAFFDVFGQLANVRNSTLKTTSKLYSFGLGFNFLLPIGLMTFQISNGQEFNNPFKFQDTKIHWGIISKF
- a CDS encoding SDR family oxidoreductase; amino-acid sequence: MTIIITGTSTGIGFALAEYFGKKGHKVFGLSRKNVESQYFTTIPTDITDNVQVQSAISEILKTESRIDVLINNAGMGMVGAVEDSTKENITELFNLNLVGAVQMMSAVMPKMREQKFGKIINVSSIGSEMGLPFRGFYSASKSALDKVVEAMRYEVYQWNVEVCSLHLGDIKTKIAENRVKTQVSEPYKNVFDKVYSLMNAHVDEGTEPLEVALYIEKLLEKKSWKAHYYFGKFGQKIGVPLKWILPQKTYENLMKKYNKLD
- a CDS encoding 3-phosphoshikimate 1-carboxyvinyltransferase, whose translation is MKISKSHLLDGKTISITGSKSISNRLLILGKLFGDLKIENLSNSQDTQLLQKALNENSETVDIHHAGTAMRFLTSFYAIQEGRKTILTGSERMKQRPIKPLVDALIELGAEINYLENEGFPPLEIQGKKIEENFVKIPANISSQFITSLLLIGASLENGLEIDLQGEITSRSYIKMTLKILKDIGVETCFEGNSIKILSAASSLSNQKLDRHYHSSKIKYYTVESDWSSASYFYSLVAIGKKRMHLKSFYAHSLQGDSALKEIYLNFFGVNTISDAGENKITLLPDTHFQYPEKFVLDMNDCPDIAQTVCVTCVALKLPFEISGLGTLKVKETDRLVALQNELEKIGCRTEITENSIKSLEFFDSNSEISIATYNDHRMAMSFAPFALVKELDIQNEDVVEKSYPDFWTDFFEITERL